A region of Polyodon spathula isolate WHYD16114869_AA chromosome 4, ASM1765450v1, whole genome shotgun sequence DNA encodes the following proteins:
- the LOC121314313 gene encoding ADP-ribosylation factor 1, translated as MGNMFQSLFRGLFGKKEMRILMVGLDAAGKTTILYKLKLGEIVTTIPTIGFNVETVEYKNISFTVWDVGGQDKIRPLWRHYFQNTQGLIFVVDSNDRERVNEAREELMRMLAEDELRDAVLLVFANKQDLPNAMNAAEITDKLGLHSLRHRNWYIQATCATSGDGLYEGLDWLSNQLRSQK; from the exons ATGGGGAATATGTTTCAGTCCCTCTTCAGAGGCTTGTTTGGTAAAAAAGAAATGCGAATTCTTATGGTGGGTCTCGATGCTGCCGGAAAGACAACAATTTTGTACAAACTTAAACTTGGTGAAATTGTAACCACTATTCCCACTATAG GTTTTAATGTAGAAACTGTAGAATACAAGAACATTAGCTTCACAGTGTGGGATGTAGGTGGTCAGGACAAAATAAGACCTCTATGGCGTCACTACTTCCAGAACACACAAG GGCTGATCTTTGTGGTGGACAGTAATGACAGAGAGAGAGTAAATGAAGCCAGAGAAGAGTTAATGCGAATGCTGGCAGAAGACGAGCTTAGAGATGCTGTCCTCTTGGTATTTGCTAACAAGCAG GACCTTCCAAATGCAATGAATGCAGCAGAAATTACAGACAAGCTTGGACTACACTCTCTTCGTCACAGGAACTGGTACATCCAGGCAACATGTGCCACCAGTGGGGATGGTCTATATGAAGGACTAGACTGGTTATCCAATCAGCTTCGAAGCCAGAAATAA